In Drosophila innubila isolate TH190305 chromosome 2R unlocalized genomic scaffold, UK_Dinn_1.0 1_C_2R, whole genome shotgun sequence, the following are encoded in one genomic region:
- the LOC117785356 gene encoding uncharacterized protein LOC117785356 produces the protein MTQELPPIVLKGKDLIKYRCLLRKYPVSREFLHRNWGNAKRFIIYALNPRCVLRNYAWRKRNNRIVIIRRARLLLFDPRLKRMIKRRKANIKQWSSNIVRHYRKMGHITEYEETELYGEELSKQMKQQLELLKNTKRGISLIEDANKNVELRLDKEDESATEQREKKEEKEEQEEKAEETTTSPAAAETKEVSEKPKESMTAIIEPLPTAKVQPISATAEKGPEKSPEKSGGSKFLDMLMNKVRVKNFANESNFPVVITSELPSIKPTTAELDNDFSFNDDTSEDFVGFDETAHQPGMLLTPLVPQSCKTVEGNSAFVSEALEAYMKKNNLRESSLDDRERLLEPMYQDGRVTAHSVPPYMDMPAVPDSLQRLRTVADRRHYLQRSKNQKMAIINNEANIYRELQRKQRQRKVKVAAMQQLQSSGSAMPFTRQGWQAASYVATDSEKYYYQVVRIDGEMVRLSGSQGNNTKREKKPHRSQLTSQELSKVKCNRHCMDAHLSNEIKVQPTRPCLGNGKLQKLNQYPLPAIFRPCPLSQKPFQKPLDDDTAALLLAGGSMAVVSMPTVQLDVKPQLGRPLDDIAKRYLQYILPHHDITREWAEFSVSTLQESPNSMREAEAQAEAQTPSTGRRRSFTFVIPYLNDRNHILVRRVVDRSEQLDDSFSAAQPPEKLQEFQFHKELSDSPDPIELACADMINDMINTVAISCSENSFISVDPDATSCVITEISPAKEEAGEAAGKTDKPNGKLANNKTTQQRRPNKQQRLAKELRRLNATIIDAGAIAKDATKPCIKEHCQLGCLCESLIGEFPLREHCGRADCVLECRCTGAELTRIMRVETDGRGLSNEDAFNLRRQATARLAKMEKDFTSTLVLTDNETLLINETQCDKKRRCTKAPKRYEDFDDSIEDDDDLVRPSKASKREISSSAKRSRGSPESGSGNFATLPSLGPPCNVKDTDFMQLKHCQVSLRRLPDVHNLASFCMVHQLYKCFCGGLAVDGKPVIIEKEESDVAITPYVPELATRAHYSFERAQEEPQPSKKRRKEKPQPQQQPKTQKSIPPPKTTPAAPAAMPAPQPPPPPSPSPPPKVTTPPPTVKTVISPQRPAELDIIFSYFRSRPHLCRRVISVPRNCYVRLNRRRIERTASEIKRSETPQTQELLNKRIANAVRFYRSELDQQRRLEREGKLPGKKQEEPFVIVVRDDSDESEACNVVAHKRVAEEDSNVEMLPKRRRQLLAPAEEAKPKQQQQSVVQSAPNPEIQMPKISSCYSLNKNAPAMDLGGDISDRTDSSGSLENTSSMDSNFRASYNDVILKMNAHVSKKMQDIDLALQRESKIIPSPNEDILCIIKWTNFLAAFESDFVFIWDVQMKNYSFLAATITNMMPAVCGAIAVVNTRFAPDPRSLCLMARMLLESKRNENTGHLAVVMQGRQQYWLVKGFLRHMEGNACTKPTPQTHPILTKKINVLCSLMVKQKIREQQKQQQMMATNSASSSASATPSSVVTPSPVMTPPPVMTPSSVVTPSPDALPTTSTSSGTASQNKETALIIRSNIEFRKVHQGDVCSLQIPELHPHDHRWVVLNLYDDFSHIFVPAFRDMISLDRIYQVVRAAHDSKKVIKLQFFKDAPYDAFVTPSSKRKIYFGPLPLDTDAPVLVLLQSVDGKMMLREVYQREHNIKVQPDRRTMAFWVLQINKQVHFEIDLSSTSDMLTKKEETIGLIGEQQLQLLNSKDKQDAANDDDGDDADDDDDDDCMIIDDDEVDGDNEKHLENTEQIQKEQPKVKQELPQEQPKQQQQRINFTIQSLQNNGGGLQITTAAPSAANSGSMANGFLPFIANVPATGKTAPNTQFLTPQVQVTQTAAMPTVSSRSEANIEATIPAKISRISVQRCPAATTAATGTGTGLATATASGVAIKEGPSPIKINESLQQLLSGGNGNIKLGTGSTGVTITKLMTKDATAAAEATTLTMEPIKIGAKRKTTEKSAMSSTIPAAAADEQTESSIRAPTILKQTATTISIGNLPMRQVRPLPAKLQQLAAGRKSLPSKQPGANEPRQSLPAKLPGTVTTARTPEQQKIASSASTVNPSKVSYGFLVAKNLPRYRVKVMDCKLIIKIPDEGVRAFKSCSAASFYLNRYLSRTGKHQSFLPGEWKFLPVENSTQKAIQQQQQQQKPLKNLSSDPIPAPIIIED, from the exons atgaCACAAGAACTGCCACCAATCGTACTTAAAGGCAAGGATTTGATCAAATATCGGTGTTTGCTACGCAAATATCCAGTTTCGCGAGAATTTCTGCATCGTAACTGGGGAAATGCGAAGCGCTTTATCATCTATGCCCTGAATCCGCGCTGTGTATTGCGCAATTATGCGTGGCGTAAGCGTAATAATCGCATAGTCATCATACGGCGTGCCCGTCTCCTGCTCTTCGATCCGCGTCTGAAGCGCATGATCAAACGCCGCAAGGCAAACATCAAGCAATGGTCTTCGAACATTGTGCGACACTACAGGAAAATGGGTCACATTACGGAGTACGAGGAGACGGAACTGTACGGCGAGGAGTTGTCCAAGCAGATGAAACAACAGCTGGAGTTGCTGAAGAATACGAAACGTGGCATATCACTGATCGAGGATGCCAACAAAAATGTCGAATTGCGTCTAGACAAAGAAGATGAAAGTGCAACAGAGCAGCGCGAAAAGAAGGAGGAAAAGGAGGAGCAAGAAGAGAAAGCtgaagaaacaacaacatcaccagcagcagcagaaactaAAGAAGTGTCCGAGAAGCCAAAGGAGTCCATGACAGCCATCATCGAACCGCTGCCAACCGCTAAGGTGCAGCCCATAAGCGCAACTGCAGAAAAAGGGCCTGAAAAGTCACCGGAAAAATCAGGAGGTAGCAAATTCTTAGACATGCTGATGAACAAAGTGCGCGTTAAGAATTTTGCCAACGAGTCGAACTTTCCCGTGGTGATAACTAGTGAATTACCCAGTATTAAACCCACAACAGCTGAGCTGGATAACGATTTCAGCTTTAATGATGACACCAGCGAGGATTTTGTGGGCTTCGATGAGACGGCACATCAGCCGGGCATGCTGCTCACTCCGCTGGTGCCACAGAGCTGCAAGACCGTGGAAGGCAACTCGGCCTTTGTCAGCGAGGCTCTCGAGGCGTACATGAAGAAGAATAACCTGCGCGAATCCAGCCTAGATGATCGGGAGCGTCTGCTGGAGCCAATGTATCAGGATGGACGCGTGACGGCGCACAGTGTACCGCCGTATATGGATATGCCGGCGGTGCCGGACAGCTTGCAACGTCTGCGCACTGTGGCCGATCGACGGCACTATTTGCAACGCTCCAAGAATCAAAAGATGGCCATCATCAACAACGAGGCAAACATCTACCGGGAGCTGCAACGCAAGCAGCGTCAGCGAAAGGTAAAAGTGGCAGCCATGCAGCAGTTGCAATCCTCCGGCTCCGCAATGCCCTTCACCCGACAGGGCTGGCAGGCGGCCAGTTATGTGGCCACAGATAGTGAGAAGTATTACTATCAGGTGGTCCGGATCGATGGCGAAATGGTGCGTCTCTCGGGCAGCCAGGGCAACAACACAAAGCGCGAGAAGAAGCCGCATCGTAGTCAACTGACTTCCCAGGAACTATCCAAGGTGAAATGCAATCGCCATTGCATGGATGCGCATCTTAGCAATGAGATTAAGGTGCAGCCCACACGGCCGTGCCTGGGCAATGGGAAATTGCAGAAACTCAATCAGTATCCATTGCCAGCCATATTCAGACCCTGCCCGCTCTCACAGAAGCCGTTCCAGAAGCCACTGGACGATGATACGGCCGCCTTGTTGCTAGCCGGCGGCAGCATGGCCGTTGTCAGCATGCCCACAGTGCAGCTGGATGTGAAGCCGCAGCTGGGACGACCACTGGATGATATAGCCAAACGTTATCTCCAGTACATATTGCCGCATCATGATATTACCCGCGAGTGGGCCGAGTTCAGTGTGTCCACGCTGCAGGAGTCGCCCAATAGCATGCGCGAGGCGGAGGCACAGGCGGAGGCGCAGACGCCTTCGACGGGCAGGAGAAGGAGCTTCACTTTTGTGATACCCTATCTTAATGATCGCAATCACATACTCGTCCGCCGTGTCGTCGATCGTTCCGAGCAGCTGGACGACAGTTTCAGTGCCGCCCAGCCGCCAGAGAAGCTGCAGGAGTTTCAGTTTCACAAGGAGCTGTCCGATTCACCAGATCCCATCGAGTTGGCCTGTGCGGATATGATCAATGACATGATCAACACGGTGGCCATCAGCTGCAGCGAGAATTCCTTCATTAGCGTTGATCCCGATGCCACAAGCTGCGTCATCACAGAGATTAGTCCCGCCAAAGAGGAGGCTGGAGAAGCAGCCGGCAAGACAGATAAACCGAATGGCaaattggccaacaacaagacAACTCAGCAACGTCGTCCAAATAAACAACAGCGTTTGGCCAAGGAGCTGCGTCGTCTCAATGCCACCATCATCGATGCAGGCGCCATTGCCAAGGATG CCACTAAACCTTGCATCAAGGAACACTGCCAGCTGGGTTGCCTGTGCGAGAGTCTGATCGGGGAATTCCCTCTCCGTGAGCACTGTGGACGTGCAGACTGCGTTCTGGAATGCCGCTGCACGGGAGCGGAGCTAACACGCATTATGCGAGTTGAGACGGAT GGGCGTGGCCTTTCGAATGAGGATGCCTTCAATTTGCGGCGCCAGGCGACGGCACGTTTGGCCAAAATGGAAAAGGATTTCACGTCCACTCTGGTGCTGACGGACAACGAAACGTTGCTGATCAACGAGACGCAGTGCGACAAGAAACGACGCTGCACCAAGGCGCCCAAACGCTACGAGGACTTTGACGATTCCattgaggatgatgatgatctgGTGCGTCCTAGCAAAGCCTCAAAGCGTGAGATTAGCAGCAGTGCTAAACGGTCACGTGGCAGTCCCGAGAGTGGAAGTGGCAACTTTGCCACATTGCCATCCCTGGGGCCACCTTGTAATGTCAAGGACACGGATTTCATGCAGCTGAAGCATTGCCAAGTGTCGCTGCGTCGTCTGCCCGATGTGCACAATTTGGCCAGCTTTTGCATGGTCCACCAGCTGTATAAATGTTTCTGCGGCGGACTTGCAGTGGATGGCAAGCCGGTTATCATTGAAAAGGAGGAATCCGATGTTGCAATTACTCCCTATGTGCCGGAACTCGCCACACGCGCTCATTACAGCTTCGAGCGCGCCCAGGAGGAGCCGCAGCCGTCCAAAAAGCGACGCAAGGAGAagccacagccacaacagcagccTAAGACGCAGAAGAGCATACCACCGCCCAAGACAACGCCAGCTGCTCCAGCAGCAATGCCCGCCCCACagccgccaccaccaccatcaccatcaccaCCACCAAAAGTGACGACGCCGCCACCAACCGTCAAGACTGTGATTTCGCCGCAAAGACCCGCTGAGCTGGACATCATCTTTAGCTACTTTCGTTCCCGTCCGCATCTCTGTCGTCGTGTCATCTCCGTGCCCAGAAACTGCTATGTACGTCTAAATCGACGACGGATTGAGCGCACGGCTTCGGAGATAAAGCGCAGTGAGACGCCGCAAACTCAGGAGCTGCTCAATAAACGGATCGCCAACGCGGTGCGCTTCTATCGCTCTGAATTGGATCAGCAGCGACGCTTGGAGCGGGAGGGGAAGCTGCCAGGGAAGAAGCAGGAGGAGCCATTTGTCATTGTCGTCCGAGATGATTCCGATGAGAGCGAAGCGTGCAATGTTGTGGCACACAAACGAGTCGCCGAGGAGGATTCCAACGTTGAGATGCTGCCAAAACGTAGGAGGCAGTTGCTTGCACCCGCTGAGGAAGCTAAGcccaagcaacagcaacaatccgTGGTGCAATCCGCACCCAACCCAGAAATTCAAATGCCTAAAATATCTTCCTGCTACTCATTGAATAAAAACGCTCCCGCGATGGATTTGGGAGGAGATATTAGCGATAGAACCGACTCCTCCGGTAGCTTGGAGAATACCTCGTCCATGGACTCCAATTTCCGTGCATCCTACAATGATGTCATCTTGAAAATGAATGCGCATGTGAGCAAGAAAATGCAGGACATCGATCTGGCGCTGCAGCGTGAGAGTAAAATAATTCCATCTCCCAATGAGGACATTCTGTGCATCATCAAATGGACAAACTTTTTGGCTGCCTTCGAGTCGGATTTTGTGTTCATCTGGGATGTGCAAATGAAGAACTACAGTTTCCTGGCGGCGACCATCACAAACATGATGCCAGCGGTGTGCGGTGCCATTGCGGTTGTGAATACCCGCTTTGCTCCCGATCCCCGCAGCTTGTGCCTGATGGCACGCATGTTGCTGGAGAGCAAACGCAACGAGAACACTGGACACTTGGCGGTGGTTATGCAGGGCAGGCAGCAGTATTGGCTGGTCAAGGGTTTCCTTCGCCATATGGAGGGAAATGCGTGCACGAAGCCAACGCCACAAACTCATCCCATCTTGACCAAGAAAATCAATGTACTCTGCTCGCTGATGGTCAAGCAGAAGATTAGGgaacagcaaaagcagcaacagatGATGGCAACCAACTCGGCCTCATCTTCAGCTTCAGCAACTCCATCGTCAGTGGTGACTCCATCTCCAGTCATGACTCCACCTCCAGTCATGACGCCATCTTCTGTCGTGACTCCATCTCCCGACGCGTTGCcaaccacatccacatccagtGGAACAGCATCCCAAAACAAGGAGACAGCTCTTATCATACGCAGCAACATTGAGTTCCGTAAGGTGCATCAAGGTGATGTGTGCTCTCTGCAAATTCCAGAGCTACATCCCCATGATCATCGTTGGGTGGTGCTGAATCTCTATGATGACTTCTCGCACATCTTTGTGCCTGCCTTCAGGGACATGATCTCATTGGATCGCATCTACCAAGTGGTTCGAGCTGCACACGATTCCAAGAAAGTCATCAAATTGCAATTCTTCAAGGATGCACCCTACGATGCCTTTGTGACGCCCTCGTCCAAACGTAAAATATACTTTGGACCACTGCCCTTGGACACGGATGCACCTGTCCTAGTGCTGCTCCAGAGTGTCGATGGCAAGATGATGCTGCGGGAGGTCTATCAGCGGGAGCACAACATTAAAGTGCAGCCCGACAGACGGACAATGGCATTTTGGGTGCTCCAAATCAATAAACAGGTGCACTTTGAGATTGACTTGTCGTCGACGTCGGATATGCTGACCAAGAAGGAGGAGACGATTGGATTAATTGGAGAGCAGCAATTGCAGCTCTTGAATTCTAAAGACAAACAAGATGCagctaatgatgatgatggtgatgatgctgacgacgacgacgacgatgactgCATGAtcattgatgatgatgaagttgATGGTGATAATGAGAAGCATTTGGAGAATACAGAGCAGATTCAAAAGGAGCAGCCAAAAGTGAAACAGGAGTTGCCTCAGGAGCAgccgaaacaacaacaacaacgcatcAACTTTACCATACAATCATTGCAGAACAATGGAGGTGGCCTGCAGATAACGACGGCAGCTCCAAGTGCAGCCAACAGTGGATCAATGGCAAACGGATTCTTGCCATTTATTGCCAATGTGCCCGCTACGGGGAAGACAGCGCCCAATACACAATTTCTAACACCTCAAGTGCAGGTCACACAAACCGCTGCAATGCCCACTGTGTCCAGTCGAAGTGAGGCGAATATCGAGGCGACAATACCGGCCAAGATTAGCCGCATCTCGGTGCAACGTTGccctgcagcaacaactgctgcaACGGGAACAGGAACGGGattggcaacggcaacggcatcGGGAGTTGCAATCAAGGAAGGACCGTCACCCATCAAGATCAATGAAtcactgcagcagctgctgagcGGCGGCAATGGGAATATCAAACTTGGTACTGGTTCCACAGGGGTTACCATAACCAAGCTAATGACAAAGgatgcaactgcagcagcggAAGCAACTACTTTGACTATGGAGCCCATTAAAATTGGAGCCAAACGCAAGACGACAGAAAAATCCGCCATGTCTTCCACGATTCCAGCCGCAGCTGCAGACGAGCAGACGGAATCTTCGATTAGAGCACCTACGATTCTGAAGCAAACAGCCACCACAATATCCATTGGGAATTTGCCGATGCGTCAGGTGCGTCCGTTGCCAgcaaaattgcaacaattggCGGCTGGACGCAAATCGTTGCCCAGTAAACAGCCCGGAGCGAATGAGCCAAGACAATCGCTGCCTGCGAAGCTGCCAGGAACAGTGACCACTGCCAGGACACCAGAGCAGCAGAAGATTGCATCTTCGGCCTCAACGGTGAATCCGAGTAAAGTCAGCTATGGCTTTCTGGTGGCCAAGAATTTGCCACGATACAGGGTCAAGGTGATGGACTGCAAGTTGATTATCAAGATACCTGATGAAGGTGTCCGTGCGTTCAAGAGTTGCTCCGCCGCCAGTTTCTATCTAAATCG CTACTTGTCACGTACTGGAAAGCACCAATCATTTCTGCCAGGAGAGTGGAAGTTTTTACCGGTTGAGAATTCTACACAAAAAGcaatacaacagcaacaacaacaacaaaagccattAAAGAACCTATCATCGGATCCGATACCAGCACCCATTATAATCGAAGATTAA
- the LOC117785357 gene encoding H/ACA ribonucleoprotein complex subunit 4 isoform X1, giving the protein MTDVDSRKKKKKIKEEPLDGEDLGTLQKQNQFQIKPSSKIAELDTSQWPLLLKNFDKLNIRSNHYTPLAHGSSPLNRDIKEYIKTGFINLDKPSNPSSHEVVAWIKKILKVEKTGHSGTLDPKVTGCLIVCIDRATRLVKSQQSAGKEYVAIFKLHGAVESVAKVRQGLEKLRGALFQRPPLISAVKRQLRVRTVYDSKLLDYDETRNMGVFWVSCEAGSYIRTMCVHLGLVLGVGGQMLELRRVRSGIQSERDGMVTMHDVLDAMWLYENHKDESMLRRVIKPLEGLLINHKRIIMKDSSVNAVCYGAKIMLPGVLRYEDGIEIEQEIVICTTKGEAICLAIALMTTATMSSCDHGVVAKIKRVIMERDTYPRKWGLGPKASAKKALIAAGKLDKFGRPNENTPKEWLTGFVDYSAKKPAAAVAPQTPETPTNGSSEVSKRKLSTSSVEESQADATPAKSDKKKKKKKHKGDEEAPAEEETAADVADVPAEKKKKKKKDKDRDREEAQE; this is encoded by the exons atgactgACGTTG ATTCGCgcaagaaaaagaagaaaatcaaGGAAGAGCCACTCGATGGCGAAGATCTTGGCACTCTGCAAAAGCAGaatcaatttcaaatcaaacCCTCGTCAAAGATCGCCGAGCTGGACACATCGCAGTGGCCGCTGTTGCTGAAAAACTTTGACAAGCTCAACATTAGGTCGAATCACTATACACCGCTGGCACATGGTTCCTCGCCGCTGAATCGCGACATCAAGGAGTATATTAAGACTGGTTTCATCAATCTCGATAAGCCGTCGAATCCCAGCTCCCATGAGGTTGTCGCCTGGATCAAAAAGATATTGAAAGTGGAAAAAACCGGACACTCGGGCACATTGGATCCTAAAGTCACGG GCTGCTTGATTGTCTGCATTGACCGCGCCACTCGTCTCGTCAAGTCACAACAAAGTGCCGGCAAGGAGTATGTGGCTATTTTTAAACTCCATGGAGCCGTCGAATCGGTTGCCAAAGTACGTCAAGGATTGGAGAAGTTGCGTGGTGCGCTCTTCCAGCGTCCACCTCTAATCTCGGCCGTGAAACGTCAGTTGCGTGTGCGTACAGTATACGACAGCAAACTGCTGGACTACGATGAGACACGCAATATGG GTGTTTTTTGGGTTAGCTGCGAGGCCGGTTCCTACATCCGTACCATGTGCGTCCATCTGGGTCTAGTCCTAGGCGTTGGCGGCCAAATGTTGGAACTGCGTCGCGTTCGCTCTGGCATCCAGTCGGAGCGCGATGGCATGGTCACAATGCATGATGTACTCGACGCCATGTGGCTGTATGAGAATCACAAAGATGAGTCCATGCTGCGTCGTGTCATTAAGCCCTTGGAGGGTCTGCTTATCAATCACAAACGCATCATCATGAAGGACAGTTCG GTAAATGCCGTTTGTTATGGTGCCAAAATCATGTTGCCTGGTGTACTGCGCTATGAGGATGGCATTGAAATCGAACAGGAGATTGTCATCTGCACCACAAAGGGCGAGGCCATTTGCTTGGCCATCGCCTTGATGACCACAGCTACCATGTCCTCTTGTGATCACGGTGTAGTGGCCAAAATCAAACGCGTCATCATGGAGCGTGACACATATCCACGCAAGTGGGGACTGGGTCCTAAGGCGTCGGCCAAGAAGGCGCTGATTGCTGCCGGCAAGTTGGACAAGTTTGGCAGGCCCAATGAGAACACGCCCAAGGAATGGCTAACTGGTTTTGTGGACTACAGTGCTAAGAAGCCAGCAGCGGCAGTAGCGCCACAGACACCAGAAACGCCCACCAATGGCTCCAGTGAAGTCAGCAAG CGAAAATTGAGTACCTCTAGTGTAGAGGAATCTCAAGCAGATGCCACACCAGCCAAGTCAgataagaagaaaaagaagaagaagcataaGGGTGATGAGGAGGCACCAGCCGAGGAAGAAACAGCTGCAGATGTAGCTGATGTACCTGctgagaagaagaaaaagaagaagaaggacaAAGATAGGGATAGAGAAGAGGCTCAGGAATAG
- the LOC117785357 gene encoding H/ACA ribonucleoprotein complex subunit 4 isoform X2: MTDVDSRKKKKKIKEEPLDGEDLGTLQKQNQFQIKPSSKIAELDTSQWPLLLKNFDKLNIRSNHYTPLAHGSSPLNRDIKEYIKTGFINLDKPSNPSSHEVVAWIKKILKVEKTGHSGTLDPKVTGCLIVCIDRATRLVKSQQSAGKEYVAIFKLHGAVESVAKVRQGLEKLRGALFQRPPLISAVKRQLRVRTVYDSKLLDYDETRNMAARPVPTSVPCASIWV; the protein is encoded by the exons atgactgACGTTG ATTCGCgcaagaaaaagaagaaaatcaaGGAAGAGCCACTCGATGGCGAAGATCTTGGCACTCTGCAAAAGCAGaatcaatttcaaatcaaacCCTCGTCAAAGATCGCCGAGCTGGACACATCGCAGTGGCCGCTGTTGCTGAAAAACTTTGACAAGCTCAACATTAGGTCGAATCACTATACACCGCTGGCACATGGTTCCTCGCCGCTGAATCGCGACATCAAGGAGTATATTAAGACTGGTTTCATCAATCTCGATAAGCCGTCGAATCCCAGCTCCCATGAGGTTGTCGCCTGGATCAAAAAGATATTGAAAGTGGAAAAAACCGGACACTCGGGCACATTGGATCCTAAAGTCACGG GCTGCTTGATTGTCTGCATTGACCGCGCCACTCGTCTCGTCAAGTCACAACAAAGTGCCGGCAAGGAGTATGTGGCTATTTTTAAACTCCATGGAGCCGTCGAATCGGTTGCCAAAGTACGTCAAGGATTGGAGAAGTTGCGTGGTGCGCTCTTCCAGCGTCCACCTCTAATCTCGGCCGTGAAACGTCAGTTGCGTGTGCGTACAGTATACGACAGCAAACTGCTGGACTACGATGAGACACGCAATATGG CTGCGAGGCCGGTTCCTACATCCGTACCATGTGCGTCCATCTGGGTCTAG
- the LOC117785264 gene encoding zinc finger protein 277 — protein MELDTSLPGEAVATVGNKDAKVLKPSLNTAIKCLKCEKVYIFPVDRDDCLAHLYLEHRLVIADVDEIALLEDYLQYWEKEFQAHEFEQYCTTMFLDQLPDGTYAKNEKYYLLCDILPQDFELRKQLQEQRLSAALERHQFELTDRSFSKECLFCRTTIRGLRADYLDHLFDKHFLLVGKPEKLVYVDELLDQLEENLNKLLCLYCEKIFKDRPTLKEHMRKKGHKRINPNRREYDKFFLVNYNRSTTSQRKPQRQQRKSVAEDNTSVDFDKHFARQDSDGEHDSDWSDWAGDGESHVIKCLYCAQEEVQFTALKQHMVEAHHVDFDATTSSLNFYQKIKVVNYVRRQLCLLRCVCCDLQFNDFELLAEHMAQESHCGIGERAKWDKPEFFFPYMENDGLLCVLDDNTGDDLDADVVRIISEDSMAQINKDAERLSLENFKL, from the exons ATGGAGTTGGACACAAGTTTACCTGGGGAGGCAGTGGCCACAGTTGGTAATAAGGATGCAAAAGTGCTGAAACCTTCGCTGAACACGGCCATCAAGTGCTTAAAATGCGagaaagtgtatatattcccCGTGGACAGGGATGATTGCCTGGCGCATTTGTATCTGGAGCATCGATTGGTCATTGCAGATGTGGATGAAATTGCGCTGCTTGAGGATTATCTACAATACTGGGAGAAGGAGTTCCAAG CTCACGAATTCGAGCAATACTGTACGACAATGTTTCTGGATCAACTGCCAGACGGAACCTACGCCAAGAACGAGAAATACTATCTACTCTGTGATATATTGCCCCAGGACTTTGAGCTGCGTAAACAGCTGCAGGAGCAGCGCCTAAGTGCCGCCCTAGAACGCCATCAGTTTGAGCTGACGGATCGCAGCTTTAGCAAGGAGTGTCTCTTCTGTCGCACCACCATCAGAGGTCTACGGGCGGACTATTTGGATCATCTGTTCGACAAGCACTTCCTGCTGGTGGGCAAGCCAGAGAAGCTAGTCTATGTCGATGAGTTGCTCGATCAGTTGGAGGAGAATCTAAACAAGTTGCTGTGCCTTTACTGCGAAAAGATATTCAAG GATCGACCTACGCTGAAGGAGCACATGCGCAAAAAAGGTCACAAGCGCATCAATCCCAATCGTCGGGAATACGACAAGTTCTTTTTGGTCAACTACAATCGTTCCACCACCTCTCAAAGGAAGCcccaacgacaacaacgtaAATCTGTCGCTGAGGACAATACCAGCGTGGACTTTGATAAGCATTTTGCGCGCCAAGATTCGGATGGAGAGCATGATTCCGATTGGTCCGATTGGGCTGGCGATGGGGAGTCTCATGTCATCAAGTGCCTTTACTGTGCCCAGGAGGAGGTTCAGTTTACTGCATTAAAACAGCACATGGTTGAGGCTCATCACGTGGATTTTGATGCCACAACCAGTTCATTGAATTTCTATCAGAAGATCAAGGTTGTCAACTATGTGCGTCGTCAGCTGTGCTTGTTGCGTTGCGTCTGCTGTGATCTGcaatttaatgattttgaaCTCCTCGCCGAGCACATGGCTCAGGAATCGCACTGCGGCATCGGTGAGCGTGCAAAGTGGGACAAACCGGAATTCTTTTTTCCATACATGGAAAACGATGGACTTCTGTGCGTTTTAGATGACAACACCGGCGACGATTTGGACGCTGATGTGGTGCGCATCATTTCTGAGGATAGCATGGCGCAGATTAACAAGGATGCGGAACGTCTGTCattagaaaactttaaattgtga